In the Desulfovibrio sp. Huiquan2017 genome, CGTTACGAGCGGATCTACAATAAGTGGTTCGGCTCCAACGACTGGTACAACAACATCCAGTAATCACCGAACGATTGTCCGGGGGTCGCGCACAGCGACCCCCGGTTTTTTTCGCGCACCTACCCCATCGAGCTTACAATGAATGAAACCGCGAAGGTCGAACCCAAGAAAGAGTTCGACAGGAATCTGTTCTGGAAAGTGGCATACGCAGTCACGCTCATCGTCGTGTGCCTGGGCTTCTACTGGGCCACCACCCAGACCGACTATATCTGGCGTTGGAACCGCATTCCCAAATATTTCTACTATGTGGACACCGTCAACGTAAACGCCGAGATGGAAGGCGACGTGACCTCCATCACCAGGAAAGACGACGACTCCGTGGTCATCGTCTCCGACGGCACGAATTCGGAATACTACACGGTCCCGGACTCCAACCTGAACGTGAGCGAAGGCGAGACCGTGTTCATGGGCGATACCCTCGGCACATATACCGAAGGCAAGATCGGCCTGTTGCTGGAAGGCACGCTCATCACCATCGAGGTCAGCGTGCTCTCGATCTTCTTCGGCATCCTCATCGGCCTGTTCACCGGGTTGTCGAGAATATCGAGCAACCCGTTCCTGAAGATGTCGGCCATCACCTACATCGAACTCATTCGAGGTACCCCGCTCCTGGTCCAGATCATGATCTGGTACTTCGTCCTCGGCACCATCCTGAATAACCTGCTCATCAAGGCGGGCCTGTTCCAAATTCCCGAGTTGTGGTTCGGCGTGGCTTCGCTGGCCATTTTCGCCGGGGCCTACGTGGCCGAGATCGTCCGCGCGGGCATCCAATCCATCCACAAGGGACAGATGGAGGCAGCGCGCTCGCTGGGCATGACCAAGGTCACGGCCATGCGCAGGATCATCCTGCCCCAGGCCTTCAAACGCATCTTGCCGCCGCTGGCAGGCCAATTCATCAGCCTGATCAAGGACTCCTCGCTGCTCGGCGTCATGGCCATCCGCGAGTTGACCAAGGCCACCCGCGAGGCGGTCACCACCAGCCTGATGCCCTACGAACTGTGGTTCGTATGCGGCGTGCTCTACCTGGTCATCACCTTCACCCTGTCCATGTTCGTCCAACACCTTGAAAAACGGACAGCGGAGGCCTAGCCATGATTGATGTCAAAAACGTCTTCAAAACCTTCTTCGTCCCGCACGAGGTCCAGGCCCTGCACGACGTGTCCTACCACATCAACCCCGGTGAGGTGGTCGTGGTCATTGGCCCGTCCGGATCCGGCAAGTCCACCTTCCTGCGCTGCCTGAACCGGCTGGAAAAGGCCAATTCCGGACACATCATGATCGACGGCGTGGATGTTCTCGATCCCAAGACCAACATCAACAAGGTGCGCATGGAGGTGGGCATGGTCTTCCAGTCCTTCAACCTCTTCCCGCACCTGACTGTGCTCGAAAACGTCACCGTGGGCCAAACTTCGGTGCGTAAGCGCGGCAAGAAGGAATCCGCGGAAAAGGCCATGACCCTGCTCAACAAGGTCGGCATCCATGCCAAGGCGGACAACTATCCGGGCCAATTGTCCGGCGGCCAGATGCAGCGCGTGGCCATCGCCCGCGCCCTGGCCATGGATCCCAAGGTCATGCTCTTCGACGAGCCCACTTCGGCGCTCGACCCCGAAATGGTCGGCGAGGTTCTGGACGTCATGAAGACCCTGGCCAAGGAGGGCATGACCATGGTCGTGGTCACCCACGAAATGGGCTTTGCCCGCGAAGTGGCCGACCAGGTGGTCTTCATGGACGAAGGCAAGATCGTCGAGGTGGGCACCCCGGAACACTTCTTCACCAACCCGCAAAACGAGCGGACGAAGCTGTTCCTGAGCCAGATATTGTAGAATACCCGGCGAAAAGGCTTTACGGAATCAGGTCCATCCCGATGGACCTCCGCACGGCCCCCCGCAAACGGGACAGAACATAACCAGACAGAACCGGGCCGGAGGAAAAGGACTTCCCTCCGGCCCGGATCACACCCCCTTCGGGGCATTGCATTTTTCGGGTAACGTCTACGAATCGCGCCCGCCGCCTCCCCTCCGATCGACGGGAAAAGAATCCCGCTACGCGCCCGCCTGGAGAAACTCCCGGTAAATGGCCAGCAGCTTCTCGACATACTTCTCCATGGAATACTCCGGAGCGATGGAAAGCGCCGCCTGGGAGAGCGTGTCATGCAGTTGCGGATCGGACAACACCTGCAGCAATTTAGCCGCGACGTCCTCAACCCGCGTGGAGCAGACCAGCGAGGACGGGGCCGCGATTTCAATGGACGGGACATGTTCCGAAATCACCGCCGGAAGGCCACAGAACACCCCTTCCACATGCGTCACGAGCAAACCTTCGTAATAACATACGCCGCCCTCAGAGGAGCCACGGCCAAGTTGAAGAGTCGGTCCCTCACTCCGCCAAACGGCAACCCGCCGACAATGTGAACGACATCAAGAGAGAATCGCTCATTGATCGCCTCCACGGCGTTCCAAACACGTGTCGAGAAAGTCCGAAAATTCGGAAAGTACCCGCTCGGGCGCATACTCCCGAAGGCACTCGAATGTCCCGAGCTTGCAGGTATTCCGGTTGCACATATGGCATCCCTCCTGCCGGATGAGACTCAAATGGTCGCTGCTGGGGAATCGCCAGGCGGTACTGGTTGCTCCTTGGATGGTCACGCTCGGCGTATTGACCGCCACTGCGAAGTGGCGGGGGGAAGAACAGTTGCCCAGATGCAGCACCGCTTTTTCCATGACCGCCGCCATCTGGCGCAGGGTCAGCATCGCTTCGGGGAGCAGGACGTTGCCGCCGCTTTCCGAAAGGATCTGCTCCGCCAGATCCTTCTCCCCCGGCCCATAGAGAATGAGGACCTTCAAAGCCGGATACCGGTCCTCCAGTAATTTGAACAGGCCCGCATAATGCCCCGCGGGCCATCGGCGGGTCTCGCGGCGATGGCTGGGCCCCACGGTGATGAACGGCACCCCCGACAACCCTTCCCGCTCAAGGAGAGCCCGCGCCTGGACGCGCTCCTCGTCGGTGAGGAAAATTTCCGGCCGCTGCCCGTCCCACTTGATTCCGAGGGGAGAGAGAACGCTCGCCTTGGCCAGGGCCGCATACCCCGGGGTCATGTCCGACCAATGGGTATACAGAAATTTATTATACCATGGAGGCGTATATGTAAGCCTTACCGAGGCATGGGAAAACAGCAGTACCCATTTGCAACGGGGAAGCTGCTGAAAATCCACAATCAAGTCGTACTCCACCCTGCCAATTTCCGCATAGTAGCTCAAGGCCGTGAAGGGATTTTTCAAAGCCTTCTTGTCAATGGGCCAAACCCGGCTCAAATGCGGATTGTTCTCCAGCACCGGAGCGCATTTCTTCTCGGTAAGCATATCGATCTCTGCTTCCGGGTACTTCTCTTTGAGCAGTCGCAGGGAGGGAGTCGAAAGCAGCACGTCGCCGATCTGTCGCAATTGACAGACAAGTATGCGCTTCGGGTGGATATGGATGCTATTGTCTTTTGTCATGGGCCCCATGGGCGGCAAATTATTTTTCCAAGCAAAACGGCCTCGGCGCAATACCAGGCCGCCTTCCCCAATCGATATTCGTCGGTACGCATCCCGAACCCTTTAGATTCGAGGACGACGGCATCCGCACTCGACATGGTCCGGCGCGGAGCAATGCGGAAAACACCGGGAGCCCAACGACGCACAAGCCACGGCAAGCCATATGCGCCGACGACGTATGCTGTCCAGTTGTTGATGCGTTTACGGTTGATCCCGATCACTGCCGTTTGTCTGATAGCCGATCCCGTCGAAAAAAGCACACCCCGTCCGCCCCCGGATCCCGGGCGGGAAACCTGCCAATCAAACGGTTCAGGTAAAAACGAGATGAAGGCCGCCTTCTCACCCTCAAACGGGCTCCAGTGGCCGCAGCAGGCGAAAACAATAATGCGGAAGCGGAGACGTTCATGCCTATCTTTGAGCGGACTCGTCAGGCGCGGCCGTTGCAGGCTCCGCCCTATTTTTTGCGGTCATCCTGGCGGTTCTTGAAGGTAATGGAGGCCAGACAGCCCGCCAGGCCGCCCAGAGCCACGGCCTTGCCCGGAGCCATCATATCCGTAAAGCTGAAAAGGTAGCCGATGGCCGCGCCCGCGATGATCCCCTTGGCCAGGACATCGATCCATTGCATGAATTCCCTTCCGTCATCATCCATGGGGATCTCCGTGTGTTAATGGTTGCCGAGCGCTGACAATATCATTACTATACGCGCGCAAACAACGGCATCTGACCATAAAACACAGCGGAAGACAAGGGATACCGGGCTGTTCAAACGCTCCGACCGATCCGCTTTTTTTTGGCATTTTACTTGACTTTGATTCTCAACATCACTATCAAGTGGTTGTCCGGCGTTGTTGCCGGAAAAAACTTTGGGGGAATTCATATGCTCGACACCATCA is a window encoding:
- a CDS encoding ABC transporter permease subunit (The N-terminal region of this protein, as described by TIGR01726, is a three transmembrane segment that identifies a subfamily of ABC transporter permease subunits, which specificities that include histidine, arginine, glutamine, glutamate, L-cystine (sic), the opines (in Agrobacterium) octopine and nopaline, etc.), whose translation is MNETAKVEPKKEFDRNLFWKVAYAVTLIVVCLGFYWATTQTDYIWRWNRIPKYFYYVDTVNVNAEMEGDVTSITRKDDDSVVIVSDGTNSEYYTVPDSNLNVSEGETVFMGDTLGTYTEGKIGLLLEGTLITIEVSVLSIFFGILIGLFTGLSRISSNPFLKMSAITYIELIRGTPLLVQIMIWYFVLGTILNNLLIKAGLFQIPELWFGVASLAIFAGAYVAEIVRAGIQSIHKGQMEAARSLGMTKVTAMRRIILPQAFKRILPPLAGQFISLIKDSSLLGVMAIRELTKATREAVTTSLMPYELWFVCGVLYLVITFTLSMFVQHLEKRTAEA
- a CDS encoding amino acid ABC transporter ATP-binding protein; translation: MIDVKNVFKTFFVPHEVQALHDVSYHINPGEVVVVIGPSGSGKSTFLRCLNRLEKANSGHIMIDGVDVLDPKTNINKVRMEVGMVFQSFNLFPHLTVLENVTVGQTSVRKRGKKESAEKAMTLLNKVGIHAKADNYPGQLSGGQMQRVAIARALAMDPKVMLFDEPTSALDPEMVGEVLDVMKTLAKEGMTMVVVTHEMGFAREVADQVVFMDEGKIVEVGTPEHFFTNPQNERTKLFLSQIL
- a CDS encoding glycosyltransferase; its protein translation is MISEHVPSIEIAAPSSLVCSTRVEDVAAKLLQVLSDPQLHDTLSQAALSIAPEYSMEKYVEKLLAIYREFLQAGA
- a CDS encoding glycosyltransferase family 9 protein is translated as MRRGRFAWKNNLPPMGPMTKDNSIHIHPKRILVCQLRQIGDVLLSTPSLRLLKEKYPEAEIDMLTEKKCAPVLENNPHLSRVWPIDKKALKNPFTALSYYAEIGRVEYDLIVDFQQLPRCKWVLLFSHASVRLTYTPPWYNKFLYTHWSDMTPGYAALAKASVLSPLGIKWDGQRPEIFLTDEERVQARALLEREGLSGVPFITVGPSHRRETRRWPAGHYAGLFKLLEDRYPALKVLILYGPGEKDLAEQILSESGGNVLLPEAMLTLRQMAAVMEKAVLHLGNCSSPRHFAVAVNTPSVTIQGATSTAWRFPSSDHLSLIRQEGCHMCNRNTCKLGTFECLREYAPERVLSEFSDFLDTCLERRGGDQ